From the genome of Cryptosporangium minutisporangium:
GCGAGCGTGGCGCGGTCGTGATCTCCGACGAGTGTTACCTGGAGCTCGGCTGGGAGGTCGAGCCGGTCTCGGTGCTCTCCGACGAGGTCAGCGACGGGAACGTCACCGGCCTGCTCGCCGTGCACTCGCTGTCGAAGCGCTCGAACCTCGCCGGGTACCGAGCCGGCTTCGTCGCCGGTGATCCGGCGATCGTCGGCGAGCTGCTGGCGGTGCGCAAGCACGCCGGGATGATCGTGCCGGAGCCGGTGCAGGCCGCGATGGCGGCGGCGCTGGGCGACGTGACACACGTCACCGAGCAGCGCGATCGGTATGCGCTGCGTCGGGTCGCTCTGCGGGAGGCGCTGGTCGCCGCCGGATTCCGGATCGACCACTCGGAGGCCGGGCTGTACCTGTGGGCCACCCGGGACGAGCCGTGCTGGGACACCGTCGGATGGCTCGCCGACCGCGGCATCCTCGTCGCGCCGGGCGCGTTCTACGGGCCGGCCGGTGCACACCACGTGCGGGTCGCGCTCACCGCGACCGACGAGCGCGTCGCCGCCGCGGTCAAGCGCCTTACTCCCTGACCGCCCGCACGCCCAGTTACGCCGAATCCGCCTCCACAGCGCGCGTGGAGGCGGATTTGGCGTAAACGAGCGCGGCCCGCGCGGGCGCCCCGCGCCCCGCGCCCCGCGCGGGCGCCCCGCTTCCCGCGCCGAGCCCGGCGCGGGAAGCCCCGCGCTCAGTTCTGGTGCAGTGCCTCGTTGAGCCCGCCCCAGCTCCGGCCGGCCCGCGGCACCGCCTCCAGCGCCCCGGTCACCGAGTTGCGGCGGAACAGCACCCCGTCGGCACCGGCCAGCGACGCAGCCTTCACGACCGAGCCGTCCGGCAGCGTCACCTTCGACCCGGCGGTGATGTACGTCCCCGCTTCGACCACGGAGTCGTCGCCGAGCGGGATGCCCAGCCCCGAGTTCGCGCCCAACAGGCACCGCTCGCCGACCGTGATCACGGTCGTGCCGCCGCCGGACAGCGTCCCCATGATCGACGCGCCACCACCGACATCGGATCCGTCGCCCACGACGACCCCGGCCGAGATCCGGCCCTCGACCATCGAGTTCCCGAGCGTGCCCGCGTTGAAGTTGACGAAGCCCTCGTGCATGACCGTGGTGCCGGACGCCAGGTGAGCACCGAGCCGCACCCGGTCCGCGTCCGCGATCCGGACCCCGGAAGGCACCACGTAGTCGGTCATGCGGGGGAACTTGTCGACCCCGTAGACCTCGAAGTGCGTCCGCGCCGCCCGTGCCCGTGCCCGGACGGACTCGACCTCCGCCACCGGAACCGGCCCCGCCGACGTCCACGCGACGTTCGCCAGCACCCCGAAGACCCCGGAGAGGTTCACGCCGTGGGGGCGGACCAGTCGGTGCGACAGCAGGTGCAGACGCAGGTAGGCGTCCGCGGCGTCCGCCGGCGCGGCGTTCAGGTCGGTGACGACGGACACCGCGACGACCTCGACGCCGCGCAGCGGGTCCCACCCAACCGCACCAGCCAACTCAGAGCCCAAGAGCTCTTTAGTTCGCAGTGCGGCCTCTCCCTGGGCGGTGTCTTTATCCAGCCGCGCGACGCCGGGCGCAAGGTCTGATACCCCGGGAGCGCCCAACCCCAACTTCCCTGCGGGGAACCACACGTCCAGAATCTGGCCGGCGAACTCGGTCGCCAGGCCCACTCCCCAGATGCTCACGGCGTCCACCTTATCGAGAGCTAATGTCGGGCCGTGACGTTGGATCTCGCCGGCGACCCGGTCGCCCTCACCGCTGCCCTGGTCGACTTCCCCTCGGTCTCCGGCGCGGAAGGCCCACTCGCCGACGCGGTGGAAGCCGCGCTGAACAGCGTGAAGAACTACCGGATCACCCGCGACGGCGACACGGTCGTCGCCCGCACCGATCTCGGCAGGAAACACCGCATCCTGCTCGCCGGTCACCTCGACACGGTGCCGATCGTCGACAACGTGCCGTCCCGGCGCGACGGAGATCTCCTCTACGGGTGCGGCACCTCCGACATGAAGAGCGGCCTCGCGGTGCTGCTCCACCTGGCCGCCACGATCCCGGACCCTGCCTACGACCTGACGCTGGTCTGCTACGACAACGAGGAGGTCGAGGCGGTCAAGAACGGCCTGGGCCGGGTCGGCCGCAACCACCCGGACTGGCTGGCCGCCGACTTCGCGATCTTGCTCGAGCCCACCGACGGGACGGTCGAGGGCGGCTGCCAGGGGACGCTGCGAGCCAAGATCACCACCAGCGGCAAGCGCGCCCACTCCGCCCGCAGCTGGTTCGGCGTCAACGCGATCCACGCGGCGGGCGAGATCCTCGCCCGCCTCGGGAAGTACGAACCGCGCACGGTCGAGATCGACGGCCTCGTCTACCGGGAGGGCCTCAACGCGGTGCGCATCGAGGGTGGCGTGGCAGGCAACGTCATCCCGGATCGGTGTGACGTCACCGTCAACTACCGGTTCGCGCCCGACCGCACGGAACAGGGCGCCGAGCAGCACGTCCGCGAGGTGTTCGACGGTTACGAGCTCGCGATCACCGACTCCTCACCCGGGGCGCTGCCGGGCCTCAGTTCTCCGGCGGCGGCGAACTTCGTCGATGCCCTGAAGGTCCCCGTCCAGGCGAAGCTCGGGTGGACCGACGTGGCCCGGTTCGCCGGTCTCGGCATCCCCGCGGTCAACTTCGGCCCTGGTGACCCGAACCTGGCGCACCAGGCTGGCGAGTACGTCGACGTCCGAAAGATCACGGATGCCGCAGCGGCACTTCGTCGCTACCTCACTGCCGGTTAGCGTTCGCCGATTGCGGGATACCGTGACCGGCATGACCGTGTGCCCCGGCGCCCTGCTCCGCTGCGCTCCTCGCTCGCCAGCGCTCGCTGCGATGCTCCTGCCGTCCTCGGGGAACTCAGTGGAGAACGCCTCATGACCGGCGCCGTGCCGCAACCCGACCGTCAGCGTGGCCCGGTCACGCTCCGCCGTCGGCGGTCGTCCACGAGCACCACCGACCAGCGGCTGCTCGACAACCGCAGCGGCCGTGCGGACTTCATCCACTCCGACACGTGGCGGGTCTTGCGGATCCAATCGGAGTTCGTGGAGGGCTTCGGCGCGCTCGCCGAGCTGGGCCCGGCGGTGAGCGTGTTCGGCTCCGCCCGGACCCCCGTCGACCACTCCGACTACGCGCTCGCCGAGCAGCTCGGCCATGCCCTCGTCCGCGCCGGTTTCGCGGTGATCACCGGCGGCGGCCCCGGCACGATGGAGGCCGCGAACAAGGGCGCGAGCGAGGCCGGCGGGGTGAGCGTCGGTCTCGGTATCGAGCTGCCGTTCGAGCAGGAGCTCAACGAGTTCGTCGACGTCGGCGTGAACTTCCGGTACTTCTTCGCCCGGAAGACGATGTTCGTGAAGTACGCCCAGGCGTTCTGCGTGCTCCCCGGTGGGTTCGGGACCCTGGACGAGCTGTTCGAGGCCCTCACGCTGGTGCAGACCCGGAAGGTGACCCGGTTCCCGGTCGTCCTGATCGGCACCCGGTACTGGGGTGGCCTGGTCGACTGGCTGCAGCAGAGCATGCTCGCCGACGGCAAGATCTCCGAGCAAGATCTGGACCTGATCCAGCTCACCGACGACATCGACGAGGCGGTCGCCGCCGTGCTGTCCGCGGAGACCCTCTCGGCGGACCAGGCCACCGGCGCCGACGAAGCTCCGGTGGAGGCCTGAGTGAATTCGTCTCGACCGGCGGCGGTCTGCGTCTACTGCGCGTCCTCCACGTCGATCGACCCCCGCCACGTCGCGCTCGCTGCCGAAGTCGGCACCGAGCTGGCCCGGCGCGGCCACGTGCTGGTGTCCGGCGGAGGACGGGTCTCGATGATGGGTGCGGTCGCGGCGGCCGCCCGAGCCGGGGGAGCACGCACGATCGGCGTCATCCCCGAGGCGCTGAGCAGCCGGGAGATCGCCGACTTCGACTCCGACGAGCTCATCGTCACCACGGGGATGCGCGAGCGGAAGGCCGCGATGGACGGCTGCGCCGACGCGTTCCTCGGCCTGCCCGGCGGGATCGGCACGCTCGAAGAGGTGTTCGAGGTCTGGACGTCCCGGTCGCTCGGCATGCACGCGAAACCCGTCGTGCTGCTCGACCCCGAGGGCTTCTACGACGGCCTGCTCGGGTGGCTGACCGACCTGGCCGGCCGCGGCTTCGTGCGCCCCGAGGCGCTCGCGCTGCTCACGGTCGTGGACTCGGTACCCGCCGCCTTCGACGCGATCGAGGACGGCATCGCCCACGCGACCCGCGTCGAGGCGGGCCCGTCTGCCCCGGTCCGCGTCCAAGACTGATTACGCCGCCCGGCGAACCACCGCAGGCACGCCCGCTCCTGCAGCGATGGCTCCCGACGCGCGCCTCGCGTCCCCCGGCAGGGCCCGCCCACGCCCCGCCGTAGGGCGTCCGCCCGTGCCCGCCCACCCCGCCGTAGGCAGGCTCCCGGCGCGCGCCTCATGTCCCGCCGTTGGCCACCTGGTTCCCAGGCGCGCGGTTCGACCGAATTCATGACGGAACTTGCGGAACTGGCTGCCTCGGACTCACTCCGTTGTAGACGATGTACCCGTGGTCGTACCGAAGTCCGTCGCGCTACGCCTACTCGGACCGGTGAGCCTGCTCTCCCCGGACTCCGAACGTCCACTCGGCGGAACGAAGAGTCGTGTGGTGATGGCCGCGCTCGGGCTGCGGCTCAACCACGCGGTCCCTGCCACGCAGCTGATCGACGACGTGTGGGGCGCGAACCCCCCGGCGACGGCCCGAAACACGGTGCAGGTGTACCTCTCCGGCGTCCGCCGCGCGTTGGAGAGCGCCGGGCGGCCGTTTCGTCTCGACCGCCTAGCCGGCGGTTATCGGTTGTCGGGCCGGCCAGAGCAGGTGGACTGGCTGCGGTTCGAGCTTCTCGCCGACCGGGCGCGCGGCAGCGGGCGCGTCGGCGACCGGGAGGCCGCGGCGGCTTCGCTGGCCGAAGCGCTAACGCTCTGGCAGGGTCCGCCGCTGGCCGATCTCCGCGGGACGCCGCTGTACGCCGCGTTCGCAGGCGCGATGGATGCCGCGCGGGTCGGAGCGCTCAGCGACCGGTTCGCGGCCGAGCTGGCGTTGGGCACGCCCGGCCTGGCGGCCGAACTGAGCGATCTGGTGCGGACGCGCCCGCTGGACGAGCAGCTCACGCGGCATCTGATGCACGCGCTTCAGAACGAGGGACGGCGAATCGAGGCCCTGGCCGTCTACGCCGACTTCCGTGACCGGCTGGTGCGCGACCGTGGCGTCGAGCCCGGCGTCCGACTGACACGCATGTACCGGGCGATCCTCGCGGACGATCCGCCGGAACCGCTGCCGCCAGTGCCGCGCCCCATCGGCCGGGTCGTCGGGCGCGAAGCGGCCGACTTCGTCGGGCGGGCCGGGGAACTCGCCGAGACGCTGGGCCTGCTCGCCCAGCCCGGTCTGGTCACGATCACCGGGCCACCGGGCGTGGGCAAATCGCGGTTCGCGGCGGAAGTCGCAGCCCGGATCTCCGCAGCCGGATCGGTCCGTCCGCTGTTCGTCCGGTTGGACGGGGTCGCCGAGCCCTCCGAGGTCGTTGCGGCTGTGGCCGACGCGTTCGGGCCGCAGCCGGCGGCCGTGATTCGTCGTCCGGCGGTCGACCGCATTCGGTACTCGCTGCTCGGCACGTCCGCGCTGCTGGTGCTCGACAACTGCGATCCTGTCGCCGCGGCCTGCGTCGAGCTGTGGGACGAGCTTCTGGAGGACGAGACGCTGCGCGTGCTCGCGACGAGCACGCGCCCGCTGCACGCGGCAGGCGAGGTGACGATTCGATTGGCGCCTCTCGCGGTTCCGTCCGAGCACAGCGGGACCGCAGCGGAGATCGAGAGGGTCGACTCGGTGGCCCTGTTCTGCGCCCGCGTACGCGCACTCCGACCCGGATTCGTGCTCACCGACGATATGGCGCCCGTCGTGGCCGAGATCTGTCGTCTCGTCGAGGGCATCCCGCTCTCTTTGGAGTTGGCCGGCAGCCGGACCCAGGTGCTCAGCCCGGCCGAGCTGGTCGAGCGACTCAGCGACCAGTTGCAGACGCTGCGGTCGATCTCCCGCCGACCGGATGACCGTCACGAGTCGCTCTCCTCAGCGCTCACGGCGGCGAGCGCGCACCTCACACCCGACGAACGGATGCTGTTCGCGCGGCTGGCCGTGTTCACCGACACGTTCACGCTTCGCGCTGCCGAGGCCGTCGCTCCACCGGACGTTCCGGTCCTCGACGTCCTCCACGCCCTGGTGGACGCCTCCCTGGTGATCGCCGACGTGTCCGGCAGGGAGAGCCGGTACCGCATGCTCGAATCGGTCCGTCAGTTCGGACGATCGATCCTCTCGGAGAGTGAAACCGCCGACGCGGTCGCGCGCCGCAGCGACTACCTCCGGGATCTCGTCGCCCGCGCGGCCGAGGCCCGGCACGGCCCGGACCGGATGCTGTGGTGCCGACGGTTGGACGACGCGCGGCAGGATCTGCGGGTCACGCTCGACGAAGCAGTACGCTCCGGCCGGCTCGACCTCGCGATGGCCCTGGCGGCCGACCTCGGTTGGTACTGGGCGAACACACCCCAGGTCGGGTTGGAGTGGTACCGGCGCGTGCTGTCCGCGGCGGCCACTGCGGCCGCGCCCCTCGCGCCGGAATCGTTGCTGCCGGTCCAGTTGTCGGCGGCCGTGATCGCGTCGTACCTGGTGCTACCCGAGGCACTGCGCTACGCCCGCGCAGCCGAGGCGACGGCTGATCTGCTCGGCGATCGCGCCGGTCGGATGAGGGCGCTGCAGCACCAGGCGGACATCGCACACGAGGCGGGCGACCTCGCCGACGCGGTGGAGGCGGCGAACGAGGCCTGGCGCCTCGCCGCTGATCTCGGAGATCCGCACGCGGTCGGCCGCTGTGGCCTCTCGGTGGCGTACAACTGGCTGGCGGCGAACTCGATCGAGGACGCCGAGCGCTGGGCGACCGACGCGATGCGTGCTTTCGCGGCGGCTGACGACGAGGGCGGCCAGGCCGACGCTCGTCTGCTGATCGGTGAGGCGCTGCTGAGCGACGGTCGCCATCAGGAGGCGGAGCACGAGTTGACCGCTGCCCTCGACGTCTTCCGCGCCCAGGAGAGCGATGAGCAGGCCGCGCGGGCCGCGGTGCTGCTGGCGGACGCCGTGCATCGGAGAGGTGCCCGGTCGGATGCCGCCGATTTTGCCGAGGAAGCGTTCGATCGGCATGCGCAGATCGGGCATCCGTGGGCTGTCGCACACGATCTGGATGTTCTGGCCGCCGTCTGCGCCCGCCAGAACAGCGCGCGGGATGCCGCCGTCCTGCTGGGAGCCGCCGACGCGGTGCGGACCGCAGCCGATCTCGTCCGGTCTCCACGCGACGAGACGCTGCGAGCCGACGTCCTGACGGCCTGCGAACGGGCGCTGGGGACGCGCGGTGCCAGGGACGCTGTGCGGGCCGGCGCGATGAAGAGCTTCCCCTCGGCGAACGGGTTCGCCAGGACGGTCCTGCGTGGGTCGGCCGAAGTCTCAGTTGCGTGAGGGGGATTCGAAGGGCTTGGACCATTTGTTCGGTCCAAGAGGGGCCGACGCCGGTTCGGCGGTCGTGACCACCGGCACTGCCACGAACACGGCCACGAGTAGCGCGCGGGCGGCCCATTTGATCTTTCCGGCCATGATTCGCTCTCCTCTGGACGGCGACTGAAGAGACGGGGCAGAAGTCGGCCCCGCCCACGATCGAGGCTAGGCGAATCGTTCTGGCGGTTGAAGAGGTATCCGGCTTCAGGATTCTTTCAGCATGCTTTCAGCTTTGGCGCAGCGCCGCGTTAAGACTTGAGTCCTGGGAACGGGGCGCGCCGTTCCGACCAGCAGAAAGACTCACCGTATGCGCGCCAGTTGATTCGGGGATAGTTTCAGCTTCTCCGAATAGGCCGCACAGCTCTTTACATCGCCGCCGATCCGGCTAGCGTTACCCACCGTCTCCGCCGATGCTGCGGAGTTGCACCGCGAAAGGCGATTCCCGAACTCTTTCGAGTATTCGAATCGCGAGAATTTTCAGTCCGGAAGGAGGTGGAGAAATGCTGGATCTGGAGTTCGTCGAGGACGTGAAGCTGGAGGCGGTCCCGGCCAGCCTGGCCGAGGAGCTCTGCGCCGTCGACCAGGTGCGGGAGCAGACCGAGTGGGTCGCGTTCGGAAGCTTCGTGTGACAGCGGCCGGCGCGGGCTGACGGCCAGGCGCTGGACGACCCGAATCAAATCGCCTCACGTCAGGAGTATCGAATGCTGGATCTCGAATTCATCGAAGACGTCCGACTCGACGAGGTTCCGGCCTCGCTCGCCGGCGAGCTGGCCGAGATGCAGGG
Proteins encoded in this window:
- a CDS encoding TIGR00730 family Rossman fold protein, giving the protein MNSSRPAAVCVYCASSTSIDPRHVALAAEVGTELARRGHVLVSGGGRVSMMGAVAAAARAGGARTIGVIPEALSSREIADFDSDELIVTTGMRERKAAMDGCADAFLGLPGGIGTLEEVFEVWTSRSLGMHAKPVVLLDPEGFYDGLLGWLTDLAGRGFVRPEALALLTVVDSVPAAFDAIEDGIAHATRVEAGPSAPVRVQD
- the dapC gene encoding succinyldiaminopimelate transaminase, giving the protein MSTDAAAATRALSASLPDFPWDTLAPYGRRAREHPDGLVDLSVGTPVDPTPAVVRAALVGAADAPGYPLTAGNSALRGAVQGWAADRLGCSAEVGVLPTIGSKELVAWLPTLLGLGPSDTVLFPELAYPTYDVGIRLAGAVGVRSDATVAAGPGRVAAIWVNSPSNPTGRVLGVAHLRKVVAWARERGAVVISDECYLELGWEVEPVSVLSDEVSDGNVTGLLAVHSLSKRSNLAGYRAGFVAGDPAIVGELLAVRKHAGMIVPEPVQAAMAAALGDVTHVTEQRDRYALRRVALREALVAAGFRIDHSEAGLYLWATRDEPCWDTVGWLADRGILVAPGAFYGPAGAHHVRVALTATDERVAAAVKRLTP
- a CDS encoding BTAD domain-containing putative transcriptional regulator — translated: MVVPKSVALRLLGPVSLLSPDSERPLGGTKSRVVMAALGLRLNHAVPATQLIDDVWGANPPATARNTVQVYLSGVRRALESAGRPFRLDRLAGGYRLSGRPEQVDWLRFELLADRARGSGRVGDREAAAASLAEALTLWQGPPLADLRGTPLYAAFAGAMDAARVGALSDRFAAELALGTPGLAAELSDLVRTRPLDEQLTRHLMHALQNEGRRIEALAVYADFRDRLVRDRGVEPGVRLTRMYRAILADDPPEPLPPVPRPIGRVVGREAADFVGRAGELAETLGLLAQPGLVTITGPPGVGKSRFAAEVAARISAAGSVRPLFVRLDGVAEPSEVVAAVADAFGPQPAAVIRRPAVDRIRYSLLGTSALLVLDNCDPVAAACVELWDELLEDETLRVLATSTRPLHAAGEVTIRLAPLAVPSEHSGTAAEIERVDSVALFCARVRALRPGFVLTDDMAPVVAEICRLVEGIPLSLELAGSRTQVLSPAELVERLSDQLQTLRSISRRPDDRHESLSSALTAASAHLTPDERMLFARLAVFTDTFTLRAAEAVAPPDVPVLDVLHALVDASLVIADVSGRESRYRMLESVRQFGRSILSESETADAVARRSDYLRDLVARAAEARHGPDRMLWCRRLDDARQDLRVTLDEAVRSGRLDLAMALAADLGWYWANTPQVGLEWYRRVLSAAATAAAPLAPESLLPVQLSAAVIASYLVLPEALRYARAAEATADLLGDRAGRMRALQHQADIAHEAGDLADAVEAANEAWRLAADLGDPHAVGRCGLSVAYNWLAANSIEDAERWATDAMRAFAAADDEGGQADARLLIGEALLSDGRHQEAEHELTAALDVFRAQESDEQAARAAVLLADAVHRRGARSDAADFAEEAFDRHAQIGHPWAVAHDLDVLAAVCARQNSARDAAVLLGAADAVRTAADLVRSPRDETLRADVLTACERALGTRGARDAVRAGAMKSFPSANGFARTVLRGSAEVSVA
- the dapE gene encoding succinyl-diaminopimelate desuccinylase — protein: MTLDLAGDPVALTAALVDFPSVSGAEGPLADAVEAALNSVKNYRITRDGDTVVARTDLGRKHRILLAGHLDTVPIVDNVPSRRDGDLLYGCGTSDMKSGLAVLLHLAATIPDPAYDLTLVCYDNEEVEAVKNGLGRVGRNHPDWLAADFAILLEPTDGTVEGGCQGTLRAKITTSGKRAHSARSWFGVNAIHAAGEILARLGKYEPRTVEIDGLVYREGLNAVRIEGGVAGNVIPDRCDVTVNYRFAPDRTEQGAEQHVREVFDGYELAITDSSPGALPGLSSPAAANFVDALKVPVQAKLGWTDVARFAGLGIPAVNFGPGDPNLAHQAGEYVDVRKITDAAAALRRYLTAG
- a CDS encoding TIGR00730 family Rossman fold protein, with translation MTGAVPQPDRQRGPVTLRRRRSSTSTTDQRLLDNRSGRADFIHSDTWRVLRIQSEFVEGFGALAELGPAVSVFGSARTPVDHSDYALAEQLGHALVRAGFAVITGGGPGTMEAANKGASEAGGVSVGLGIELPFEQELNEFVDVGVNFRYFFARKTMFVKYAQAFCVLPGGFGTLDELFEALTLVQTRKVTRFPVVLIGTRYWGGLVDWLQQSMLADGKISEQDLDLIQLTDDIDEAVAAVLSAETLSADQATGADEAPVEA
- the dapD gene encoding 2,3,4,5-tetrahydropyridine-2,6-dicarboxylate N-succinyltransferase produces the protein MSIWGVGLATEFAGQILDVWFPAGKLGLGAPGVSDLAPGVARLDKDTAQGEAALRTKELLGSELAGAVGWDPLRGVEVVAVSVVTDLNAAPADAADAYLRLHLLSHRLVRPHGVNLSGVFGVLANVAWTSAGPVPVAEVESVRARARAARTHFEVYGVDKFPRMTDYVVPSGVRIADADRVRLGAHLASGTTVMHEGFVNFNAGTLGNSMVEGRISAGVVVGDGSDVGGGASIMGTLSGGGTTVITVGERCLLGANSGLGIPLGDDSVVEAGTYITAGSKVTLPDGSVVKAASLAGADGVLFRRNSVTGALEAVPRAGRSWGGLNEALHQN